In the genome of Flavobacterium panacagri, one region contains:
- a CDS encoding PUR family DNA/RNA-binding protein, whose product MRENDMLEKEEIFSKVLRAGRRTYFFDVRATKADDYYITITESKKFTEEDGSFHFKKHKIYLYKEDFSAFAEILEEMTSYVLNHKGEEVISERHQKDFKKEYSSDKSESPRSSFTDIDFDDI is encoded by the coding sequence ATGAGAGAAAATGACATGTTAGAAAAAGAAGAGATTTTTTCTAAAGTATTACGAGCAGGAAGAAGAACTTATTTCTTTGATGTGAGAGCTACCAAAGCCGATGATTACTATATTACTATTACCGAAAGCAAAAAGTTTACTGAGGAAGATGGTTCTTTTCACTTCAAAAAACACAAAATTTACTTGTACAAAGAAGATTTTAGTGCTTTCGCAGAAATTTTAGAGGAAATGACTTCTTATGTTTTGAACCACAAAGGCGAAGAAGTAATTTCTGAAAGACATCAAAAAGATTTTAAAAAAGAATATAGTTCAGATAAATCTGAATCTCCAAGATCTAGTTTTACAGATATTGATTTTGATGATATTTAA
- the yajC gene encoding preprotein translocase subunit YajC yields the protein MGQLSQFAPFLLMFVVLYFFMIRPQQKRAKNEKEFESNLKVGDKIVTKSGFHGKIAELAETTVVIETMSGKLKLERSAISLELSAALNKKA from the coding sequence ATGGGACAATTATCTCAATTTGCGCCATTTCTTTTAATGTTCGTGGTACTTTATTTTTTCATGATCAGACCACAGCAGAAAAGAGCTAAAAACGAAAAAGAATTTGAAAGCAACCTTAAAGTAGGGGATAAAATAGTTACAAAAAGTGGTTTTCACGGTAAAATTGCTGAATTAGCAGAAACTACTGTTGTAATCGAAACGATGTCTGGAAAATTAAAATTAGAGCGTTCTGCTATCTCTTTAGAGTTGAGTGCCGCTTTGAATAAGAAAGCATAA
- a CDS encoding YdeI/OmpD-associated family protein, with translation METDSDKKHVWDKVNQWEEELLFLKSIIDKTELVETIKWGGPIYVYNKKNVIGIGGFKNYFAIWFLNGVFLKDEKKRLINAQEDKTKSMRQWRFTSKEEVNEKEVLEYILEAIEIEKQGKAIKPSKKEVIISELLNKEMEQNPALKEAFENFKPYKQYEFLEYIESAKQEKTKLARIEKVVPMILANVGLNDKYR, from the coding sequence GTGGAAACAGATTCTGATAAAAAACATGTTTGGGACAAAGTCAATCAATGGGAAGAAGAACTTCTTTTCCTGAAATCTATTATTGATAAAACCGAACTGGTCGAAACCATAAAATGGGGAGGCCCAATTTATGTTTACAACAAGAAAAATGTTATCGGAATTGGAGGTTTTAAAAATTATTTTGCGATTTGGTTTTTAAATGGTGTCTTTCTGAAAGATGAAAAAAAGAGACTCATCAATGCTCAGGAAGATAAAACAAAATCAATGCGTCAATGGCGTTTTACTTCAAAAGAAGAAGTAAACGAAAAAGAAGTTCTTGAATATATTTTAGAAGCGATTGAAATCGAAAAGCAGGGAAAAGCAATAAAACCTTCTAAAAAAGAAGTCATCATTTCAGAATTGCTAAACAAAGAAATGGAACAAAATCCGGCTCTAAAAGAAGCTTTTGAGAATTTCAAACCTTATAAACAATACGAGTTTTTAGAATATATTGAATCTGCTAAACAAGAAAAAACAAAACTCGCAAGAATTGAGAAAGTGGTTCCGATGATTTTGGCAAATGTTGGATTGAATGATAAATACAGGTAG
- the pepT gene encoding peptidase T → MQHIIDRFISYITIDTESDPNSQTTPSTQKQWNLANKLVEELKAIGLEEVTIDDKAYIMATLPSNVDHEVPTIGFVSHFDTSPDFSGANVKPQIVENYDGKDIVLNAEKNIVLSPNYFKDLLQYKGQTIITTDGTTLLGADDKAGITEIVSAMEYLMQHPEIKHGKIRIGFTPDEEIGRGAHHFDVEKFGAQWAYTMDGSQIGELEYENFNAAGAKITFKGKSVHPGYAKGKMINSMLLANEFINELPKGETPEETKGYEGFFHVHHIKGNIEETVLELIIRDHNKKKFEKRKELIHKIAKKFNKRFAKKFGEDIVIAVVKDQYYNMKEKVLPVKHIVDIAEKAMRELNIKPIIKPIRGGTDGSQLSFMGLPCPNIFAGGHNFHGKYEYVPAESIQKATNVIVKIAELTAIPGIFDAPEKTKRKR, encoded by the coding sequence ATGCAACATATCATAGATCGTTTTATCAGTTATATAACAATTGATACTGAATCAGATCCAAATTCACAAACAACACCAAGCACTCAAAAACAATGGAATCTTGCCAATAAATTAGTCGAAGAATTAAAGGCAATCGGACTTGAAGAGGTTACTATAGATGATAAAGCCTATATTATGGCGACGCTTCCAAGCAACGTAGATCATGAGGTTCCAACCATTGGTTTTGTTTCTCATTTTGATACTTCACCAGATTTCAGCGGAGCTAATGTAAAACCTCAAATCGTTGAAAATTACGACGGAAAAGATATTGTTTTGAACGCTGAGAAAAACATCGTTTTATCTCCAAACTACTTCAAAGATTTATTGCAATATAAAGGACAAACCATCATTACAACTGACGGAACGACGCTGTTAGGTGCCGATGATAAAGCTGGAATTACAGAAATTGTTTCGGCAATGGAATATCTAATGCAGCATCCAGAAATTAAACATGGAAAAATCAGAATTGGTTTTACTCCTGATGAAGAAATCGGACGTGGCGCTCATCATTTTGATGTGGAAAAATTTGGAGCGCAATGGGCTTATACAATGGACGGAAGCCAGATTGGAGAGCTAGAATATGAAAATTTTAATGCTGCTGGAGCTAAAATTACTTTCAAAGGAAAAAGTGTCCACCCTGGTTATGCAAAAGGAAAAATGATCAATTCGATGCTTTTGGCTAATGAATTTATCAATGAATTACCGAAAGGAGAAACTCCAGAAGAGACCAAAGGTTACGAAGGATTCTTTCATGTACATCACATCAAAGGAAACATAGAAGAAACGGTTTTAGAATTGATTATTCGTGACCACAACAAAAAGAAATTCGAAAAACGAAAAGAATTGATTCATAAAATTGCGAAGAAATTCAATAAAAGATTTGCGAAAAAATTTGGCGAAGATATTGTAATTGCCGTTGTAAAAGACCAATATTACAACATGAAAGAAAAGGTTCTTCCGGTAAAACATATTGTGGATATTGCCGAAAAAGCAATGAGAGAATTAAACATCAAACCAATCATTAAACCTATTCGCGGCGGAACTGATGGATCTCAATTATCATTTATGGGATTACCTTGTCCGAATATTTTTGCAGGAGGACATAATTTCCACGGAAAATACGAATACGTACCTGCTGAAAGCATTCAGAAAGCAACAAACGTAATTGTAAAAATTGCTGAATTGACTGCTATTCCTGGGATTTTTGACGCACCTGAAAAAACTAAAAGAAAAAGATAA
- a CDS encoding RBBP9/YdeN family alpha/beta hydrolase, with product METQLLIIPGLGDSGEKHWQTFWHQKFENSIRVVQDNWDEPVREEWLARLNENILKLDQPTVLVAHSLAVSLVLHWAEKYNNPNIIGAFLVAPADVDSPQHTPECTRNFSPIPLYKLPFPSVVVASENDPYASFERKKYFAEQWGSDFVNIGQQGHINSDSDLKYWEEGQLLLQKLIENIKK from the coding sequence ATGGAGACACAACTTTTAATTATACCAGGACTTGGAGATTCTGGAGAAAAACACTGGCAAACCTTTTGGCATCAAAAATTCGAAAACTCGATTCGCGTTGTACAAGACAATTGGGACGAGCCTGTTCGAGAAGAATGGCTTGCGCGCTTAAACGAAAACATTTTAAAACTAGACCAACCAACCGTTCTTGTAGCGCATAGTCTGGCTGTTTCATTGGTTTTACATTGGGCAGAAAAATATAATAATCCAAATATAATTGGTGCTTTTTTGGTTGCTCCTGCTGATGTCGATTCACCTCAACACACACCAGAGTGCACAAGAAACTTCTCTCCGATTCCACTTTACAAATTACCTTTTCCGTCTGTAGTTGTAGCAAGCGAAAATGACCCTTATGCTTCTTTCGAAAGAAAAAAATACTTCGCTGAGCAATGGGGGAGTGATTTTGTAAATATCGGTCAGCAAGGACACATTAATTCTGATTCTGATTTAAAATATTGGGAGGAAGGACAGTTGCTATTACAGAAGTTAATTGAGAATATTAAAAAGTAG
- a CDS encoding ABC transporter ATP-binding protein, translating to MKELSYLNKYFIKYKYSFSLGILTTIIAQIFSLYTPKLISKSLNAIENFDKLPIANQKSEIIIASYRQDLIHNVLLIIGTTIVAGFLTFLMRQTLIVMSRHIEFDLKNEVFRQYENLSQTFYKQNRTGDLMNRISEDVSKVRMYVGPAVMYTINTAIRFAIVILYMYNVSPLLTLYTILPLPILSYCIFKLSSEINKRSTTFQQYLSKVSSFTQEIFSGIRVIKAYSLENQHQNNMVDLAEESKRKSLSLARVQSLFGPLMIALIGISNLVVIYFGGVMYINGSIPNIGTIAEFILYVNMLTWPVASLGWVSSMVQEAEASQKRLNEFLKIEPEIKNNNENSSDIKGNITFENVSFTYQDTNIEALKNVSFTVKKGETLAILGKTGSGKSTILSLISRLYDVTEGEIKIDENEISTLNLNDLRNNIGIVPQDAFLFSDTIKNNIKFGNQNTTDEEVFEAAKNAVVHDNIIAFNKQYDTILGERGITLSGGQKQRVSIARAIIKNPAILLFDDCLSAVDTETEEMILNNLFEISKDKTTIIVSHRVSSAKNADKIIILEDGKIIQQGSHNQLINQEGYYASLYLKQLSEKELL from the coding sequence ATGAAAGAATTAAGCTATTTAAACAAATATTTCATCAAATATAAATACAGTTTTTCACTTGGAATTTTAACCACTATAATCGCACAAATATTTTCATTATACACTCCAAAGCTTATTAGTAAGTCTTTAAACGCCATTGAGAATTTTGATAAACTTCCGATTGCCAACCAAAAATCAGAGATTATAATTGCTTCTTATCGCCAAGATTTAATCCATAACGTATTATTAATCATTGGCACAACGATTGTAGCCGGCTTTTTAACATTTTTGATGCGTCAGACTTTAATTGTAATGTCCCGCCATATTGAATTTGATTTGAAAAATGAAGTTTTCAGACAATATGAGAATCTTTCGCAGACTTTTTACAAACAAAACCGAACCGGAGATTTAATGAACCGAATCAGTGAAGACGTTTCAAAAGTCAGAATGTATGTTGGGCCGGCTGTTATGTATACTATTAATACAGCAATACGTTTTGCGATTGTTATATTATATATGTATAATGTATCGCCGCTTCTTACCTTATATACCATATTACCGTTGCCGATTCTTTCTTATTGCATTTTCAAGCTAAGTTCCGAAATCAATAAACGAAGCACTACTTTTCAGCAGTACCTTTCTAAGGTTTCAAGTTTTACTCAGGAAATATTCTCAGGAATTCGTGTAATCAAAGCGTATTCTTTAGAAAATCAGCATCAGAATAATATGGTTGATCTTGCAGAAGAAAGCAAACGTAAAAGTTTAAGTCTGGCAAGAGTTCAATCTTTATTTGGCCCATTGATGATTGCGCTTATTGGAATCAGTAATTTGGTTGTAATTTATTTTGGAGGTGTAATGTACATCAACGGAAGTATCCCAAACATTGGAACCATCGCTGAGTTTATTTTATATGTGAACATGCTGACTTGGCCGGTTGCTTCTTTAGGTTGGGTTTCATCAATGGTTCAGGAAGCCGAAGCTTCTCAAAAACGCTTGAATGAATTTTTGAAAATCGAGCCGGAAATTAAAAACAACAATGAAAATTCATCCGATATAAAAGGAAATATAACTTTCGAAAATGTTTCTTTTACTTACCAAGATACCAATATCGAAGCTTTAAAAAATGTTTCCTTTACCGTTAAAAAAGGAGAAACTCTCGCCATTTTAGGAAAAACCGGTTCCGGAAAATCGACAATACTTTCTTTGATTTCTAGATTGTACGACGTTACTGAAGGAGAAATTAAAATTGACGAAAACGAAATCAGTACTTTAAACCTAAATGATCTTCGAAACAATATCGGAATTGTACCTCAAGATGCTTTCTTATTTTCTGATACTATCAAAAACAATATTAAATTCGGAAACCAGAATACCACTGACGAAGAAGTATTTGAAGCAGCCAAAAATGCAGTGGTTCATGACAACATTATTGCCTTTAACAAACAATACGACACCATTTTAGGAGAAAGAGGGATTACACTTTCGGGAGGTCAGAAACAACGTGTTTCGATTGCTAGAGCGATTATTAAGAACCCTGCAATCTTACTTTTTGATGATTGTTTATCTGCCGTTGATACTGAAACCGAAGAAATGATTTTAAACAATTTGTTTGAGATTTCGAAAGACAAAACAACCATAATTGTGAGTCATCGAGTATCATCTGCTAAAAATGCAGACAAAATTATTATACTCGAAGATGGTAAGATTATTCAACAAGGTTCTCATAATCAATTAATAAATCAGGAGGGATATTATGCATCGTTATATTTAAAACAACTTTCGGAAAAAGAATTACTTTAA
- a CDS encoding thioredoxin family protein, which yields MARTESTMLPLGTIAPDFYLKDTNSNDTLTFEDLKGSKGTLVMFICNHCPFVHHVIQEVVMIANDYRVMGIGVIAISSNDVVKYPQDSPELMTKFALENRIDFPYLYDERQETAKAYQAACTPDFYLFDNQNRLFYRGQLDDSRPGNGIPLSGSDLRGAIDALIYNRSLKEPQKPSLGCGIKWK from the coding sequence ATGGCACGTACAGAATCGACAATGCTTCCTTTAGGCACAATTGCACCTGATTTTTATTTAAAAGATACCAATTCTAATGACACTTTAACTTTTGAAGATTTGAAAGGGTCAAAAGGAACCTTAGTTATGTTTATCTGCAATCACTGTCCATTTGTGCATCATGTTATTCAAGAAGTGGTTATGATTGCTAATGATTATCGCGTTATGGGAATTGGAGTAATCGCTATTTCAAGCAATGATGTTGTAAAATATCCGCAGGATTCTCCAGAGCTAATGACCAAATTTGCTCTGGAAAACAGAATAGATTTTCCATATCTGTACGACGAAAGACAGGAAACGGCAAAAGCTTATCAGGCAGCTTGTACGCCAGACTTTTATTTGTTCGATAATCAAAACCGTTTGTTTTACCGCGGACAGCTTGACGATTCAAGACCTGGCAACGGAATTCCGCTTAGCGGAAGCGATCTAAGAGGCGCTATAGATGCCTTAATTTATAACAGAAGTTTAAAAGAACCGCAAAAGCCAAGTTTGGGTTGCGGCATAAAATGGAAGTAA
- a CDS encoding Glu/Leu/Phe/Val family dehydrogenase: MDATFATGKELQKMDPVFGQLSFDDHEQIVFCNDKDTGLKAIIGIHNSVMGPALGGTRMWNYNTEWEALNDVLRLSRGMTFKSAITGLNIGGGKAVIIGDAKTQKTPELMRKFGEFVHSLSGRYITAEDVGMETKDMDTVRDVTPYVTGISEERGGSGNPSPVTAYGVYLGMKAAAKSQFGTDVLEGKKVLVQGIGHVGETLVEYLTKEGAQVTITDINEEKLYQVASKYNATIYTGEDLYTADVDIYAPCAMGATINDNTVNKIKAKVIAGAANNQLADENVHGAILQERGILYAPDFLINAGGIINVYAELANYGKAEIMTKTENIYNTTLEIIDFAAKNNMTTHKAALTIAQNRIDQRRIENAAK, from the coding sequence ATGGATGCAACTTTCGCAACTGGAAAGGAACTTCAAAAAATGGATCCTGTTTTTGGTCAATTATCTTTTGACGATCACGAACAAATTGTATTTTGCAATGACAAAGATACAGGTTTAAAAGCAATTATTGGTATTCATAATTCGGTTATGGGGCCAGCTTTGGGAGGAACCAGAATGTGGAATTATAACACAGAATGGGAAGCTTTAAACGATGTTTTACGCCTTTCTAGAGGTATGACGTTTAAATCGGCTATTACTGGACTTAATATTGGTGGAGGTAAAGCTGTTATTATCGGTGATGCTAAAACACAAAAAACACCTGAATTAATGCGTAAGTTTGGTGAATTTGTTCATTCACTAAGCGGCAGATATATTACGGCAGAAGATGTCGGAATGGAAACTAAAGACATGGATACTGTAAGAGATGTTACGCCTTATGTTACAGGTATTTCTGAAGAAAGAGGTGGTTCTGGGAACCCTTCGCCTGTTACAGCTTACGGGGTTTATTTAGGTATGAAAGCGGCAGCTAAAAGTCAGTTTGGAACTGATGTTTTAGAAGGAAAAAAAGTTTTGGTGCAAGGAATTGGACACGTAGGCGAAACTTTGGTTGAGTACTTAACTAAAGAAGGAGCGCAGGTAACGATTACGGATATTAACGAAGAAAAATTGTATCAAGTTGCTTCAAAATACAATGCAACAATCTACACTGGCGAAGATTTATATACTGCTGATGTGGATATCTACGCACCTTGTGCTATGGGAGCAACAATCAATGATAATACAGTAAATAAAATTAAAGCTAAGGTTATTGCTGGTGCGGCCAACAACCAATTAGCAGATGAAAATGTTCACGGTGCGATTTTACAAGAAAGAGGAATTTTATATGCTCCGGATTTCTTAATCAACGCTGGTGGAATCATCAATGTTTATGCTGAATTGGCAAACTACGGTAAAGCTGAAATCATGACAAAAACAGAGAATATCTACAATACAACTTTAGAAATTATAGATTTTGCTGCTAAAAATAATATGACAACGCATAAAGCGGCACTTACAATTGCTCAAAATCGTATCGATCAAAGAAGAATCGAGAACGCGGCTAAGTAA
- a CDS encoding alpha/beta fold hydrolase — MENSLMNANPSLRDYDFDVKHHNTDKYIETAQNVRLYVRDYGKGKPVILIHGWPLSNEMWEYQIEFLVQNNYRVIAYDRRGFGKSSQPWDGYDFDTLTDDLSEIIEQLQLEEATLVGFSMGGGEVVRYFSRHHGKGITKAALISSIIPFLLKTEDNPDGRPVEKSENTATSIKEDRIGFLDNFGKIFFGVNIINKPVSNPLLEYYRNLCSAASPRATLQCAASLNTTDFRDELSSIKVPTLIIHGDDDKVVSMDLTSKKAAEGIKNNNFIVYEGAPHGLFYTEREKLNEDLLQFLNS, encoded by the coding sequence ATGGAAAATAGTTTAATGAATGCCAATCCTTCTCTTAGAGATTACGACTTTGATGTAAAACATCACAATACTGATAAATATATAGAAACCGCTCAAAACGTTCGTCTTTACGTTCGAGATTATGGCAAAGGAAAACCCGTAATTTTAATTCACGGCTGGCCTTTGTCTAATGAAATGTGGGAATATCAAATTGAGTTTTTAGTTCAGAATAATTACAGAGTTATCGCTTATGACAGAAGAGGTTTTGGAAAATCTTCCCAGCCTTGGGACGGATATGACTTTGATACTCTGACAGATGATTTAAGCGAAATTATCGAACAGCTTCAATTAGAAGAAGCAACTTTGGTTGGTTTCTCAATGGGTGGTGGCGAAGTGGTTCGTTACTTTAGCAGACATCACGGAAAAGGAATCACAAAAGCTGCCCTAATTTCATCTATCATTCCATTTTTATTAAAAACGGAAGACAATCCTGATGGAAGACCAGTAGAAAAAAGCGAAAATACAGCCACATCCATAAAAGAAGACCGAATTGGTTTTCTGGACAATTTTGGCAAAATCTTTTTTGGCGTAAACATCATCAATAAGCCTGTAAGCAACCCTCTATTAGAATACTATAGAAATTTATGCTCAGCAGCTTCACCTAGAGCAACATTACAATGCGCCGCCTCTTTAAACACAACTGATTTTAGAGATGAGTTGAGTTCTATAAAAGTTCCAACTTTAATTATTCATGGAGATGACGACAAAGTAGTTTCAATGGATTTAACGTCAAAAAAAGCAGCTGAAGGTATCAAAAATAACAACTTCATTGTTTATGAAGGCGCTCCGCATGGTTTATTTTATACCGAAAGAGAAAAACTAAATGAGGATTTACTACAATTTTTAAATTCTTAG
- the nusB gene encoding transcription antitermination factor NusB, with protein MQSIYAMHQSGSDNMEKEEKFLFYSIDNIQDLYLIMLSSLIEICKKEAVYLHLSSKKHLATAAERNPNEKFVKNKIFQLLAESNSLSIALENRKINNWSLNDDYIILLLNDVKASDIYKKYMSNNVNTFEEDRQFIIDLFENVIVPNEKLYEYLEDDKLTWVDDIPVVNTHIIKQLKAIKTEEPDDFRVPKLYKDVEDKDFAKDLFRRTVLNETAFAKEYEDKTPNWDSDRIAEIDTIILKMAICEFLKFPSIPVKVTLNEYLEIAKEYSTPKSSIFINGILDNLVKELTANKKMLKTGRGLM; from the coding sequence ATGCAATCCATTTATGCAATGCATCAAAGCGGTTCTGATAATATGGAAAAAGAAGAAAAATTTCTTTTTTACAGTATTGATAATATTCAGGACTTATATCTTATAATGCTTTCTTCATTGATAGAAATTTGTAAAAAAGAAGCCGTTTATTTACATCTGTCAAGTAAAAAACATCTTGCTACTGCAGCAGAACGTAATCCAAATGAAAAATTTGTAAAGAACAAGATTTTTCAACTTCTTGCCGAAAGCAACTCTCTTAGCATCGCTTTAGAAAATCGTAAAATCAACAATTGGTCATTAAATGACGATTATATTATTTTGCTTTTAAATGATGTAAAAGCAAGTGATATCTACAAAAAATACATGTCGAATAATGTCAATACGTTTGAAGAAGACAGACAGTTCATCATTGATTTGTTTGAAAACGTAATTGTTCCAAATGAAAAATTATATGAGTATTTAGAGGATGATAAATTAACTTGGGTTGATGATATTCCTGTTGTAAACACTCATATCATTAAACAATTGAAAGCGATTAAAACCGAAGAACCGGACGATTTTAGAGTGCCAAAATTGTATAAGGATGTTGAGGATAAAGATTTTGCTAAAGATTTGTTTAGAAGAACTGTTTTAAATGAAACGGCTTTTGCAAAAGAATACGAAGATAAAACACCAAACTGGGACAGCGATCGTATTGCAGAAATCGATACTATTATCCTGAAAATGGCGATTTGCGAGTTTCTTAAATTCCCATCGATTCCAGTAAAAGTAACTCTTAACGAATATTTAGAAATTGCAAAAGAGTATTCTACTCCAAAAAGCAGTATTTTTATCAACGGAATTTTAGATAATCTGGTAAAAGAGCTTACAGCTAATAAAAAGATGCTGAAAACAGGAAGAGGATTGATGTAA
- a CDS encoding tRNA-binding protein, translating into MDLTWNEFERTDMRVGTILEVNDFPEARKPAYQLTIDFGSEIGIRKSSAQITKRYKKEDLINRQIVAVVNFPRKQIGKFMSECLVLGAVGKEGDVILLAPDFKIENGLRIG; encoded by the coding sequence ATGGATTTAACCTGGAACGAATTTGAACGCACAGACATGCGCGTAGGAACTATTTTAGAAGTCAATGATTTTCCTGAGGCTAGAAAACCAGCCTATCAGTTAACAATAGATTTTGGCTCAGAAATCGGAATTAGAAAATCATCAGCGCAAATAACCAAAAGATATAAAAAAGAAGATTTGATTAATCGGCAAATTGTGGCGGTTGTTAATTTTCCTCGAAAACAAATTGGAAAATTTATGAGTGAATGCCTAGTTCTTGGAGCTGTAGGAAAGGAAGGAGATGTGATTTTATTAGCTCCGGATTTTAAAATAGAAAATGGATTACGTATAGGTTAG
- a CDS encoding alpha/beta hydrolase: MRKLIILLSFFLYGVSLSAQNIEYETKNNIQYYSTSVNKSDKYINERCVLDIYYPKNKKDFATIIWFHGGGLTGGNKEIPEALKNKGFAIIGVNYRLSPKAKAEKAIEDAAAAVAWTFNNIANYGGDKSKIFVSGHSAGGYLGMMIGLDKKWLQKENIDANQIAGLIPFSGQCITHFEIRRENGIPEKQPTIDAFAPLFHVRGDAPPLLLITGDRELEMLGRYEENAYMARMMKLNGHKQTKLYELDGYGHGMTEPAFPLLVNEVNRILKELKK, encoded by the coding sequence ATGAGAAAATTAATTATTCTTCTAAGTTTCTTTCTTTACGGAGTTTCATTATCTGCTCAGAATATAGAATATGAAACGAAAAATAACATTCAATATTATAGTACGTCTGTAAATAAATCAGATAAGTATATCAATGAAAGATGCGTACTGGATATTTATTACCCTAAAAACAAAAAGGATTTCGCAACCATTATTTGGTTTCACGGGGGCGGATTGACTGGTGGCAACAAAGAAATTCCTGAAGCTTTAAAAAACAAAGGTTTTGCAATTATTGGAGTAAATTACAGATTATCTCCTAAAGCAAAAGCCGAAAAAGCGATTGAAGACGCGGCGGCTGCCGTTGCATGGACTTTTAACAATATTGCCAATTATGGAGGAGACAAATCAAAGATTTTTGTTTCCGGACATTCTGCTGGAGGTTATTTAGGAATGATGATTGGTTTAGATAAAAAATGGCTTCAAAAAGAAAATATCGATGCCAATCAAATTGCGGGACTTATTCCGTTTAGCGGACAATGCATTACGCATTTTGAAATTAGAAGAGAAAACGGAATTCCGGAAAAACAGCCTACAATTGATGCTTTTGCTCCTTTATTTCATGTTCGCGGCGATGCTCCGCCTTTGTTATTAATTACTGGAGATCGTGAATTAGAAATGCTGGGACGTTACGAAGAAAACGCTTATATGGCAAGAATGATGAAACTGAACGGACACAAACAAACCAAACTTTACGAATTGGACGGCTACGGTCACGGCATGACAGAACCTGCTTTTCCACTTTTAGTTAATGAAGTAAACCGAATTTTAAAAGAACTTAAAAAATAA